CCTGCTGCTTATCCCGATATTGCGGTTAATGGCCCTGCAGTTACCGGTAATAAATGTATATTTACCTATAATGACGCTTTCAAAGTACGTATCCAGGGCACCACCGGCGCTGCTAATTGCGTATCTATAGACGATCTTACACTACGTGGCACTGCTACAACAATCAACGTTGTAGTTACCACGGCTTACTAGCGCAACACGACAACAGGAGATCAGGAGAACGATATATGCGAATGTTCAAAGTATGTCTCACGGTTGTCGCGTTAGCGGCTCCGCTAGCTTTGGCCCATGCCGAAGAAGCGGAAATGGCTGCTGCAGCGGCGCCGTCAGTAACAGCGGGGCTACCGCGTGACCAAGGTTGGAACGCGGGCTCTTGGGCACTGTTGTTTGAGTTAAACAACGTGTTTAACCAAGATGCTATTCTTAATCCATTTGAAAACTTCGGTGCTGGGGTTGAATATTTTTTAAGCCCAATCACCGCATTACGTGTGGGTGCGTATGTTGGTTATACCACGGTTCCTGCAGAATACACCAAGACCACTACCGAAACTGGTGGTACACCAGCAGTAACTGAATATACAGTTACGGTTCCTGGTGGTACCTATACATCAATATCTAATTTTCAAGCGACCGCTGACTTTTTATATCGCTTGATGACTAATGCAGTGGCTCCTTATGCGGGTGCAGGTTTATTCTTTTCATGGAATAATCGCTCTACAGATTATAGCGATGATGCTACGGTTACTGACCAACTGACTACAGTACACAACTTTGATCGTCGAATCAGCGGTGGTGTGCGTGGTTTGCTTGGTGCCGAGTGGCGTATACATCCCAACTTTTCACTCTATGCTGAGTATGCCGTAAATGTAACTTTGGTATCTCAACATAGCACGCAAAACAGCAAAACTACCGAAGTCACTGCTGGTGGCGAGCGTTCGGTTCTTCGTGAGAAGAGTGAAAGCCAAACCCCAGCCTACTTAGGTACAAGCGCTTTATTAGCACATGGCGGTCAATTAGGGTTAGCAATACACTTCTAATTGGCAGCAGCGCAAGTTTAAGTAGCTAATTAACCCCGCAAGGTTAACGCCATTTTGGTGATTAACCTGCGGGGTTTTTTTATGGTTAACTTATATTTGGGGGTGTCCCTAAATATTGCTAAGTTTTTTAAATCCAGTGGTATTTAACAACCGCTCATCGCTAGTTACTAAAGATAAATCATATATGGCAGCGGTAGCGGCAATAAATCTATCGGCAGGATCGTCATGGATAAATGGTAATATACGACTGTGTAATGCGACTTCGCGAGTTAATGGCGCTTCAATAATGGGCGTTTTTAAGAAAGCACTCTCAAGCCATTGCTGGGGTTTAGTGTTAGCATGAAGTTTAATACGTTTACGCTCACAAAGAAGTAAAAATTCCCAAACGCTAATGGGAGATAGCCATAATTCATTTTTAGGGCTACCCAGCGCTAACCTAACTTTTCTATTTAATTTTTTAGGATTATTTAATGCCCAAATCCAAATATGAGTATCAAGTAGTAGCTTCATTTTTTTTGTAAAACTTCCCATTCAGCAGCTGAACTTATTGGTGAAATAATATCGCCATCAATAGACAAAGTGCCATGCATGCAGCCAAGCCAACCATCAGCGGATATTTCAGGACTAGGGGGAACGATATCAGCTATAGGTTTACCAAAACGAGTAACTCGTAAAGGTCGGCGTGTTTTACGTACTTGTTCGAGGACAGCAAGGCAAGTGGCCTTAAATTTAGAAATGGCAATTGTCTGCATATATTTAATTAAACCATAGTCAATGACCATAGTCAATAATACTAATTGGTACATGAACTTACAATTTTTTAGTAATAATCTGTAAGCCAGCTTTCGCCAATCTCTTAAGTCTAGCATTTAGGGACAGGCCCTATCGACAAGTGACACATAAAGTGTTAATGTGTACACATGTTGGTTAATGTTAGAGAAGCTCGTCGTATTTTAACAAAACTTAGTGAAATTTTGCAGCATGAAGGAGAAATAAAAATTTCACGTCGCGGTACAATAGTTGGCAGAATTTTGCCAGCGGCAAAACGTCGTGTGGTTCCATCGCATCGTCGTTTACGTGAAAGCATACCAAAGCTTACTGCAAGTGAACATTTGGTACGTTTGGATCGAGATGAGAGATGAACGGGCTTTGGTATTTTGATACCGGTGCATTAGCCAAATGGTACTTAAATGAAAATTACTCGGATGAAGTTGAACATTTTATCCAACAAGAA
The nucleotide sequence above comes from Deltaproteobacteria bacterium. Encoded proteins:
- a CDS encoding type II toxin-antitoxin system VapC family toxin, producing MGSFTKKMKLLLDTHIWIWALNNPKKLNRKVRLALGSPKNELWLSPISVWEFLLLCERKRIKLHANTKPQQWLESAFLKTPIIEAPLTREVALHSRILPFIHDDPADRFIAATAAIYDLSLVTSDERLLNTTGFKKLSNI
- a CDS encoding prevent-host-death protein, producing the protein MLVNVREARRILTKLSEILQHEGEIKISRRGTIVGRILPAAKRRVVPSHRRLRESIPKLTASEHLVRLDRDER
- a CDS encoding outer membrane beta-barrel protein, with translation MRMFKVCLTVVALAAPLALAHAEEAEMAAAAAPSVTAGLPRDQGWNAGSWALLFELNNVFNQDAILNPFENFGAGVEYFLSPITALRVGAYVGYTTVPAEYTKTTTETGGTPAVTEYTVTVPGGTYTSISNFQATADFLYRLMTNAVAPYAGAGLFFSWNNRSTDYSDDATVTDQLTTVHNFDRRISGGVRGLLGAEWRIHPNFSLYAEYAVNVTLVSQHSTQNSKTTEVTAGGERSVLREKSESQTPAYLGTSALLAHGGQLGLAIHF
- a CDS encoding type II toxin-antitoxin system Phd/YefM family antitoxin; amino-acid sequence: MYQLVLLTMVIDYGLIKYMQTIAISKFKATCLAVLEQVRKTRRPLRVTRFGKPIADIVPPSPEISADGWLGCMHGTLSIDGDIISPISSAAEWEVLQKK